One part of the Plodia interpunctella isolate USDA-ARS_2022_Savannah chromosome 28, ilPloInte3.2, whole genome shotgun sequence genome encodes these proteins:
- the plx gene encoding TBC1 domain family member 1 isoform X2, giving the protein MKTRLTSVLYLGYTAMDRRFSNAMLPWLLREIRATGVRNKLSMAVEDGCLKAYNGNFEPVIVHRLVDIVRASQVPGRPEELFYILLNEKEGLLNCYLFRAASIHEVTDLFTQMREPSPGTASPKGSTGSLTGGAVTKNIGFQQQNSELPWTSPAITLPGNCSSNLTSEQTQLVRSVSNASALTSLCADLSPSDSHFFEVLYIGKVRISQRKVPESLIDDALMKFAQHEAEKMKGQRRHSLLSSTGTSVYSTESSENLTDSKPDKLNLKQSLIPSTTPLEPDKATPWKSTEALAKKPKPETNEIDKEFDMFTKERVEIKKQTEHTKNNLGTVNEDDEKHDIHTIISETATSISEYCKNTIEDANKIANDVTIKPKPLNLNLEDVSNDDVDSQKEKVDSPEKIKFNEIARPKIEEFSNRSSMPENKPFLRDRSASIGTLNSKTPITQLIGEQNRTMLFQVGRSELRLISPDRKQILLHRAFRDVASCVLGRLNKDHFGFVCRETNESYACFVFKCESDSVATEVVNAIKQAFVAHAELLKKTREKSPNMTCEHCPLLWYHRLCHDIEGMNEKKSHAFILRRIEQLPDEEQEIIIMKYQGGTNHMYEVAEHNAFLMMLLRAHCEAKQSRHVHDTAENRSEFLNQYLGGSTIFMKAKRSLSSGFDHLLKRKASRDDGNQPQIKKESSPATSSTALPSPEPTDLLSPDKDRSKSLSPAVVPVAPSQDTSTRPLDGEPPPSPMQAPSSVPSADDEEEKQEPSTPLNSPMMDIFMKVSDSRPATTETGGESDGTWRQAIYEKIIQQDEPEGESKKLLSIPSAPPGKRTKDQLRQLWKMAIDQTILLVRMEKENARLRESEESSAVRRIKLEYTELGVCDAGVTLMWDSIAHHHGARPVSKVDHHMLTQAVMQGVPRMSRGGVWRLLAEQQSARAPPPAARACPRYRAAYRALLAGLTKHQHAILIDLGRTFPKHSYFASALGPGQLALYNILKAYSLLDPEVGYCQGLSFVAGILLLHMEEAEAFVLLRHLMFRRGLRKQYLPDMSALQVQLYQLSRLLRDHEPELHAKLEALDISPALYAAPWMLTLFTSQFPLGFVVRVFDFIFLESLDVVFSFSLALLSVHKDGLMLCESCEEAAEYLKHKLPDMDRVIYDKVMKKVYALDISRQLNDYAVEYAVLREEMPRLATLTEENRLLNGDKIRMSEELDSAMDAITNYQKSQAKIESQNKMMEQQLTLLSRYISTHHKQELPPEIKKIVQVHSKKLSFGSKIFASKFNANEEDEKPFKTGVSSPNLFSKINRDDILNAVNADKNKNDNGRFIMKKSQSVHSGLIANNLKNYPLKVLEEKNESPNKRSESLRADSIITESLKELGKKNTGFFASTHEQIRQERLFEQQLKHDFDENLKKIDKDTKSFNDDLCMFQSRKSMSLNLNPSANVKMNDSGFVTPLSPTEKDRDNEKRDDVSIISHPLSDLDVDIKFDGQSTQIKQIRPIKLKSDFRK; this is encoded by the exons GTGACAGACCTCTTCACTCAGATGCGGGAGCCGTCGCCCGGGACCGCGAGCCCCAAGGGCTCGACGGGGTCATTGACCGGCGGCGCGGTCACCAAGAACATCGGCTTCCAACAACAGAACTCCGAGCTGCCTTGGACCAGCCCCGCCATAACGCTACCAGGGAACTGCAGCAGTAATCT AACGAGCGAGCAGACTCAACTCGTGCGCAGTGTCAGTAACGCTTCAGCTCTCACGTCGCTCTGCGCTGACCTGTCGCCGTCTGATTCTCACTTCTTTGAG GTGTTGTACATAGGAAAAGTAAGGATATCGCAAAGGAAAGTTCCAGAATCGTTAATAGACGATGCTCTGATGAAGTTTGCTCAGCACGAAGCGGAGAAGATGAAGGGGCAGAGGCGTCACAGTTTGTTGTCTTCCACTGGG ACTTCCGTCTACAGTACTGAATCATCAGAAAATTTGACTGACAGTAAAcctgataaattaaatttgaaacaaagtCTGATACCAAGCACTACTCCATTAGAACCAGACAAAGCTACTCCTTGGAAAAGCACTGAAGCTCTCGCGAAAAAACCAAAACCAGAAACCAATGAAATCGACAAAGAATTTGATATGTTCACCAAAGAACGAGTTGaaatcaaaaaacaaacagagcatactaaaaataatctcGGTACTGTAAATGAAGATGATGAAAAACATGATATACACACAATTATAAGTGAAACTGCCACATCTATAAgcgaatattgtaaaaatactattgAAGACGCAAATAAAATAGCTAACGATGTTACTATTAAGCCTAAgcctttaaatttaaatttagaagatGTCTCTAATGATGATGTTGATtctcaaaaagaaaaagttgatAGTCCAGAAAAGATAAAGTTTAATGAAATAGCAAGACCAAAGATTGAAGAATTTAGTAATAGGAGTTCCATGCCTGAGAATAAGCCGTTTTTGAGAGATCGCTCTGCTTCTATAGGCACTTTGAATTCAAAGACTCCAATAACGCAGTTGATTGGGGAGCAGAATAGGACCATGCTATTCCAA gTGGGCCGCTCTGAGCTGCGTCTCATAAGCCCCGATAGGAAACAGATTCTTCTCCACCGCGCCTTCAGAGATGTCGCCAGTTGTGTATTGGGGAGGCTCAATAAGGACCACTTTGGTTTTGTTTGTAGAGAGACTAACGAATCCTACGCGTGTTTTGTCTTCAAGTGTGAGAGCGACTCTGTTGCTACTGAAGTGGTGAATG CAATCAAACAAGCGTTCGTAGCTCACGCGGAACTGCTGAAGAAGACCAGGGAGAAATCTCCGAACATGACCTGCGAGCATTGCCCCCTGCTATGGTACCACAGACTTTGCCACGACATCGAGG GCATGAACGAGAAGAAATCTCACGCGTTTATTCTCCGCCGCATCGAGCAGTTGCCTGATGAGGAACAGGAGATCATCATCATGAAGTACCAGGGCGGCACCAACCATATGTATGAG GTTGCTGAACACAACGCCTTCCTGATGATGTTGCTGCGGGCTCATTGCGAGGCCAAACAGTCCAGGCACGTCCATGATACTGCggaaaatag ATCTGAATTCCTGAACCAGTATCTAGGTGGCAGCACAATCTTTATGAAAGCCAAGCGTTCTCTGTCAAGTGGGTTCGACCATCTTCTGAAAAGGAAAGCAAGCAGAGACGATGGTAATCAGCCCCAGATCAAAAAg GAATCTTCTCCAGCCACGTCGTCAACAGCGTTGCCATCTCCTGAACCTACCGACCTGCTATCCCCAGACAAGGACAGAAGCAAGTCCCTGTCCCCGGCTGTGGTGCCTGTGGCCCCCTCTCAGGACACAAGTACAAgaccactagatggcg AACCACCTCCCTCTCCAATGCAAGCCCCATCGTCAGTACCGTCAGCAGATGACGAAGAGGAGAAACAGGAACCAAGCACTCCTCTCAACTCTCCTATGATGGACAT ATTCATGAAAGTCAGTGATTCTAGACCAGCGACAACGGAGACGGGCGGCGAGTCAGACGGGACCTGGCGACAGGCCATCTATGAGAAGATCATACAGCAAGACGAGCCAGAAG GTGAATCAAAGAAGCTTCTAAGCATACCGTCAGCTCCTCCCGGCAAGCGGACGAAGGACCAACTCAGACAACTGTGGAAGATGGCTATCGACCAGACCATACTGCTCGTGAGAATGGAGAAGGAAAATGCTAGGTTGAGAG AGAGCGAAGAATCATCCGCAGTACGACGCATAAAGCTGGAGTACACCGAGCTGGGTGTGTGTGACGCCGGTGTTACCCTAATGTGGGACTCCATAGCCCACCACCACGGGGCGAGGCCCGTCTCCAAAGTGGACCACCATATGTTGACCCAAGCTGTTATGCAAG GTGTGCCGCGGATGTCGCGCGGCGGCGTGTGGCGGCTGCTGGCGGAGCAGcagagcgcgcgcgcgccgccgccggccgCGCGCGCGTGCCCGCGCTACCGCGCCGCCTACCGCGCGCTGCTCGCCGGCCTCACCAAGCACCAGCACGCGATACTCATTGATCTCG GGCGAACATTCCCAAAGCACTCGTATTTCGCATCAGCCCTCGGCCCGGGGCAACTAGCCCTTTACAACATACTCAAGGCATACTCGCTACTGGATCCGGAAGTCGGCTACTGCCAGGGGCTGAGTTTTGTCGCCGGGATACTGTTGCTTCAT ATGGAAGAAGCGGAAGCGTTTGTATTACTCCGACATCTAATGTTCAGAAGAGGGCTGAGAAAACAATACTTGCCTGATATGAGCGCTTTGCAAGTGCAG CTGTACCAATTGTCCCGCCTGCTGCGCGACCACGAGCCGGAGCTGCACGCCAAGCTGGAGGCGCTGGACATCTCGCCCGCGCTGTACGCGGCGCCCTGGATGCTCACGTTGTTCACGAGCCAGTTCCCGCTGGGCTTCGTTGTTAGAGTGTTTG attttattttcctaGAATCATTAGATGTGGTATTCTCCTTCTCACTCGCTCTTCTATCGGTGCACAAAGATGGACTTATGTTATGTGAGAGCTGTGAAGAAGCAGCTGAATATTTGAAACACAAACTGCCTGATATGGACCGTGTCATCTATGACAAGGTCATGAAGAAG GTTTACGCTCTTGATATAAGTCGTCAACTCAACGACTACGCAGTCGAGTACGCTGTCCTtcgagaagaaatgccaagaCTTGCAACACTTACTGAAGAAAATAGACTATTGAACGGTGATAAGATTAGAATGTCCGAGGAACTtgat tcgGCAATGGACGCAATTACAAACTACCAGAAATCGCAAGCAAAAATTGAATCGCAGAACAAGATGATGGAGCAGCAACTAACACTACTCAGCCGGTACATCTCAACGCATCACAAACAAGAACTGCCCCCAGAGATCAAGAAAATAGTTCAAGTACACAGCAAGAAATTGTCATTTGGCTCAAAGATATTCGCTTCGAAATTCAATGCGAACGAAGAAGATGAAAAACCTTTCAAAACTGGTGTCAGTAGTCCTAACCTATTCTCAAAAATCAATAGAGATGATATCCTGAACGCTGTCAATGctgataagaataaaaatgataatggAAGATTTATAATGAAGAAATCTCAATCAGTACATTCAGGACTGATAgctaataatttgaaaaattatccACTGAAAGTCCTTGAAGAGAAAAATGAAAGTCCTAATAAGCGATCTGAGAGTTTAAGAGCTGATAGTATAATAACTGAAAGTTTAAAGGAACTAGGGAAGAAAAACACTGGCTTTTTTGCCAGCACACATGAGCAAATAAGACAAGAAAGATTATTCGAGCAACAATTGAAGCATGACTTTGATGAGAATCTCAAAAAAATCGATAAAGACACAAAATCTTTCAACGatgatttatgtatgtttcaGAGTAGAAAAAGTAtgtctttaaatttaaacccTAGTGCTAATGTTAAAATGAACGACAGTGGATTCGTCACTCCGCTAAGTCCTACAGAGAAGGATAGAGATAATGAAAAAAGAGATGACGTTTCAATAATTTCTCACCCGCTTAGTGACCTAGATGTGGATATTAAATTTGACGGTCAATCTActcaaattaaacaaataagacctattaaacttaaaagtgattttagaaaatga
- the plx gene encoding TBC1 domain family member 1 isoform X3 — MNPNRPFFGSHSDTSAINLKHMVTDLFTQMREPSPGTASPKGSTGSLTGGAVTKNIGFQQQNSELPWTSPAITLPGNCSSNLTSEQTQLVRSVSNASALTSLCADLSPSDSHFFEVLYIGKVRISQRKVPESLIDDALMKFAQHEAEKMKGQRRHSLLSSTGTSVYSTESSENLTDSKPDKLNLKQSLIPSTTPLEPDKATPWKSTEALAKKPKPETNEIDKEFDMFTKERVEIKKQTEHTKNNLGTVNEDDEKHDIHTIISETATSISEYCKNTIEDANKIANDVTIKPKPLNLNLEDVSNDDVDSQKEKVDSPEKIKFNEIARPKIEEFSNRSSMPENKPFLRDRSASIGTLNSKTPITQLIGEQNRTMLFQVGRSELRLISPDRKQILLHRAFRDVASCVLGRLNKDHFGFVCRETNESYACFVFKCESDSVATEVVNAIKQAFVAHAELLKKTREKSPNMTCEHCPLLWYHRLCHDIEGMNEKKSHAFILRRIEQLPDEEQEIIIMKYQGGTNHMYEVAEHNAFLMMLLRAHCEAKQSRHVHDTAENRSEFLNQYLGGSTIFMKAKRSLSSGFDHLLKRKASRDDGNQPQIKKESSPATSSTALPSPEPTDLLSPDKDRSKSLSPAVVPVAPSQDTSTRPLDGEPPPSPMQAPSSVPSADDEEEKQEPSTPLNSPMMDIFMKVSDSRPATTETGGESDGTWRQAIYEKIIQQDEPEGESKKLLSIPSAPPGKRTKDQLRQLWKMAIDQTILLVRMEKENARLRESEESSAVRRIKLEYTELGVCDAGVTLMWDSIAHHHGARPVSKVDHHMLTQAVMQGVPRMSRGGVWRLLAEQQSARAPPPAARACPRYRAAYRALLAGLTKHQHAILIDLGRTFPKHSYFASALGPGQLALYNILKAYSLLDPEVGYCQGLSFVAGILLLHMEEAEAFVLLRHLMFRRGLRKQYLPDMSALQVQLYQLSRLLRDHEPELHAKLEALDISPALYAAPWMLTLFTSQFPLGFVVRVFDFIFLESLDVVFSFSLALLSVHKDGLMLCESCEEAAEYLKHKLPDMDRVIYDKVMKKVYALDISRQLNDYAVEYAVLREEMPRLATLTEENRLLNGDKIRMSEELDSAMDAITNYQKSQAKIESQNKMMEQQLTLLSRYISTHHKQELPPEIKKIVQVHSKKLSFGSKIFASKFNANEEDEKPFKTGVSSPNLFSKINRDDILNAVNADKNKNDNGRFIMKKSQSVHSGLIANNLKNYPLKVLEEKNESPNKRSESLRADSIITESLKELGKKNTGFFASTHEQIRQERLFEQQLKHDFDENLKKIDKDTKSFNDDLCMFQSRKSMSLNLNPSANVKMNDSGFVTPLSPTEKDRDNEKRDDVSIISHPLSDLDVDIKFDGQSTQIKQIRPIKLKSDFRK, encoded by the exons ATGAATCCCAATCGACCATTTTTCGGGTCCCATTCTGACACTTCGGCCATAAATTTGAAACACATG GTGACAGACCTCTTCACTCAGATGCGGGAGCCGTCGCCCGGGACCGCGAGCCCCAAGGGCTCGACGGGGTCATTGACCGGCGGCGCGGTCACCAAGAACATCGGCTTCCAACAACAGAACTCCGAGCTGCCTTGGACCAGCCCCGCCATAACGCTACCAGGGAACTGCAGCAGTAATCT AACGAGCGAGCAGACTCAACTCGTGCGCAGTGTCAGTAACGCTTCAGCTCTCACGTCGCTCTGCGCTGACCTGTCGCCGTCTGATTCTCACTTCTTTGAG GTGTTGTACATAGGAAAAGTAAGGATATCGCAAAGGAAAGTTCCAGAATCGTTAATAGACGATGCTCTGATGAAGTTTGCTCAGCACGAAGCGGAGAAGATGAAGGGGCAGAGGCGTCACAGTTTGTTGTCTTCCACTGGG ACTTCCGTCTACAGTACTGAATCATCAGAAAATTTGACTGACAGTAAAcctgataaattaaatttgaaacaaagtCTGATACCAAGCACTACTCCATTAGAACCAGACAAAGCTACTCCTTGGAAAAGCACTGAAGCTCTCGCGAAAAAACCAAAACCAGAAACCAATGAAATCGACAAAGAATTTGATATGTTCACCAAAGAACGAGTTGaaatcaaaaaacaaacagagcatactaaaaataatctcGGTACTGTAAATGAAGATGATGAAAAACATGATATACACACAATTATAAGTGAAACTGCCACATCTATAAgcgaatattgtaaaaatactattgAAGACGCAAATAAAATAGCTAACGATGTTACTATTAAGCCTAAgcctttaaatttaaatttagaagatGTCTCTAATGATGATGTTGATtctcaaaaagaaaaagttgatAGTCCAGAAAAGATAAAGTTTAATGAAATAGCAAGACCAAAGATTGAAGAATTTAGTAATAGGAGTTCCATGCCTGAGAATAAGCCGTTTTTGAGAGATCGCTCTGCTTCTATAGGCACTTTGAATTCAAAGACTCCAATAACGCAGTTGATTGGGGAGCAGAATAGGACCATGCTATTCCAA gTGGGCCGCTCTGAGCTGCGTCTCATAAGCCCCGATAGGAAACAGATTCTTCTCCACCGCGCCTTCAGAGATGTCGCCAGTTGTGTATTGGGGAGGCTCAATAAGGACCACTTTGGTTTTGTTTGTAGAGAGACTAACGAATCCTACGCGTGTTTTGTCTTCAAGTGTGAGAGCGACTCTGTTGCTACTGAAGTGGTGAATG CAATCAAACAAGCGTTCGTAGCTCACGCGGAACTGCTGAAGAAGACCAGGGAGAAATCTCCGAACATGACCTGCGAGCATTGCCCCCTGCTATGGTACCACAGACTTTGCCACGACATCGAGG GCATGAACGAGAAGAAATCTCACGCGTTTATTCTCCGCCGCATCGAGCAGTTGCCTGATGAGGAACAGGAGATCATCATCATGAAGTACCAGGGCGGCACCAACCATATGTATGAG GTTGCTGAACACAACGCCTTCCTGATGATGTTGCTGCGGGCTCATTGCGAGGCCAAACAGTCCAGGCACGTCCATGATACTGCggaaaatag ATCTGAATTCCTGAACCAGTATCTAGGTGGCAGCACAATCTTTATGAAAGCCAAGCGTTCTCTGTCAAGTGGGTTCGACCATCTTCTGAAAAGGAAAGCAAGCAGAGACGATGGTAATCAGCCCCAGATCAAAAAg GAATCTTCTCCAGCCACGTCGTCAACAGCGTTGCCATCTCCTGAACCTACCGACCTGCTATCCCCAGACAAGGACAGAAGCAAGTCCCTGTCCCCGGCTGTGGTGCCTGTGGCCCCCTCTCAGGACACAAGTACAAgaccactagatggcg AACCACCTCCCTCTCCAATGCAAGCCCCATCGTCAGTACCGTCAGCAGATGACGAAGAGGAGAAACAGGAACCAAGCACTCCTCTCAACTCTCCTATGATGGACAT ATTCATGAAAGTCAGTGATTCTAGACCAGCGACAACGGAGACGGGCGGCGAGTCAGACGGGACCTGGCGACAGGCCATCTATGAGAAGATCATACAGCAAGACGAGCCAGAAG GTGAATCAAAGAAGCTTCTAAGCATACCGTCAGCTCCTCCCGGCAAGCGGACGAAGGACCAACTCAGACAACTGTGGAAGATGGCTATCGACCAGACCATACTGCTCGTGAGAATGGAGAAGGAAAATGCTAGGTTGAGAG AGAGCGAAGAATCATCCGCAGTACGACGCATAAAGCTGGAGTACACCGAGCTGGGTGTGTGTGACGCCGGTGTTACCCTAATGTGGGACTCCATAGCCCACCACCACGGGGCGAGGCCCGTCTCCAAAGTGGACCACCATATGTTGACCCAAGCTGTTATGCAAG GTGTGCCGCGGATGTCGCGCGGCGGCGTGTGGCGGCTGCTGGCGGAGCAGcagagcgcgcgcgcgccgccgccggccgCGCGCGCGTGCCCGCGCTACCGCGCCGCCTACCGCGCGCTGCTCGCCGGCCTCACCAAGCACCAGCACGCGATACTCATTGATCTCG GGCGAACATTCCCAAAGCACTCGTATTTCGCATCAGCCCTCGGCCCGGGGCAACTAGCCCTTTACAACATACTCAAGGCATACTCGCTACTGGATCCGGAAGTCGGCTACTGCCAGGGGCTGAGTTTTGTCGCCGGGATACTGTTGCTTCAT ATGGAAGAAGCGGAAGCGTTTGTATTACTCCGACATCTAATGTTCAGAAGAGGGCTGAGAAAACAATACTTGCCTGATATGAGCGCTTTGCAAGTGCAG CTGTACCAATTGTCCCGCCTGCTGCGCGACCACGAGCCGGAGCTGCACGCCAAGCTGGAGGCGCTGGACATCTCGCCCGCGCTGTACGCGGCGCCCTGGATGCTCACGTTGTTCACGAGCCAGTTCCCGCTGGGCTTCGTTGTTAGAGTGTTTG attttattttcctaGAATCATTAGATGTGGTATTCTCCTTCTCACTCGCTCTTCTATCGGTGCACAAAGATGGACTTATGTTATGTGAGAGCTGTGAAGAAGCAGCTGAATATTTGAAACACAAACTGCCTGATATGGACCGTGTCATCTATGACAAGGTCATGAAGAAG GTTTACGCTCTTGATATAAGTCGTCAACTCAACGACTACGCAGTCGAGTACGCTGTCCTtcgagaagaaatgccaagaCTTGCAACACTTACTGAAGAAAATAGACTATTGAACGGTGATAAGATTAGAATGTCCGAGGAACTtgat tcgGCAATGGACGCAATTACAAACTACCAGAAATCGCAAGCAAAAATTGAATCGCAGAACAAGATGATGGAGCAGCAACTAACACTACTCAGCCGGTACATCTCAACGCATCACAAACAAGAACTGCCCCCAGAGATCAAGAAAATAGTTCAAGTACACAGCAAGAAATTGTCATTTGGCTCAAAGATATTCGCTTCGAAATTCAATGCGAACGAAGAAGATGAAAAACCTTTCAAAACTGGTGTCAGTAGTCCTAACCTATTCTCAAAAATCAATAGAGATGATATCCTGAACGCTGTCAATGctgataagaataaaaatgataatggAAGATTTATAATGAAGAAATCTCAATCAGTACATTCAGGACTGATAgctaataatttgaaaaattatccACTGAAAGTCCTTGAAGAGAAAAATGAAAGTCCTAATAAGCGATCTGAGAGTTTAAGAGCTGATAGTATAATAACTGAAAGTTTAAAGGAACTAGGGAAGAAAAACACTGGCTTTTTTGCCAGCACACATGAGCAAATAAGACAAGAAAGATTATTCGAGCAACAATTGAAGCATGACTTTGATGAGAATCTCAAAAAAATCGATAAAGACACAAAATCTTTCAACGatgatttatgtatgtttcaGAGTAGAAAAAGTAtgtctttaaatttaaacccTAGTGCTAATGTTAAAATGAACGACAGTGGATTCGTCACTCCGCTAAGTCCTACAGAGAAGGATAGAGATAATGAAAAAAGAGATGACGTTTCAATAATTTCTCACCCGCTTAGTGACCTAGATGTGGATATTAAATTTGACGGTCAATCTActcaaattaaacaaataagacctattaaacttaaaagtgattttagaaaatga